The following proteins come from a genomic window of Elusimicrobiota bacterium:
- a CDS encoding ABC transporter ATP-binding protein encodes MNLLTARGLRYTYPKSNGDRPFQLEGIDFALTAGDLLGVLGPNGAGKSTLLRLLIKGLSPASGEVFVEGTALSALSQRAVARALAWVPQELDALFALTVEEMVRLGRYCRVGAWGRLSAEDHRQVARALEETDLTPLRHRPVSRLSGGERRRVLLARALAQEPKVLLLDEPTAHLDPGHVAELVSVVNRLRRERGLAVVAILHDVSLALSWCPRILVLKSGRAVAAGSTAATLTPALLKEVYGVAARFFPDGAGAPAAVQFNHSFERETP; translated from the coding sequence ATGAACCTGTTGACCGCGCGGGGTCTCCGCTACACTTACCCGAAATCCAACGGGGACCGGCCCTTCCAATTGGAGGGGATCGATTTCGCGCTGACCGCCGGGGATCTGCTGGGGGTGTTGGGCCCGAACGGAGCGGGCAAATCGACCCTGTTGCGCCTTCTGATCAAAGGCCTTTCGCCCGCCTCCGGCGAGGTGTTTGTGGAGGGAACGGCCCTCTCCGCCCTGTCTCAACGCGCGGTGGCCCGGGCCCTGGCCTGGGTGCCGCAGGAGCTCGACGCGCTCTTTGCCTTGACGGTGGAGGAGATGGTTCGACTGGGTCGTTATTGCCGGGTGGGCGCCTGGGGACGTCTGTCGGCGGAGGACCACCGCCAGGTCGCCCGGGCCCTGGAAGAGACCGATTTGACCCCGCTTCGCCATCGGCCGGTGAGCCGGTTGTCCGGCGGGGAACGACGCCGCGTCCTGTTGGCGCGGGCCCTGGCCCAGGAGCCCAAAGTCCTGTTGCTCGACGAGCCCACGGCCCACCTGGACCCCGGCCACGTGGCGGAGCTGGTGTCCGTCGTCAACCGTCTGCGGCGGGAACGGGGCCTGGCGGTGGTGGCCATTCTGCACGACGTGTCCCTGGCCCTCTCCTGGTGCCCGCGCATTTTGGTTTTAAAGTCCGGCCGGGCGGTGGCCGCCGGGTCGACCGCCGCCACGCTGACCCCCGCGCTCCTGAAAGAAGTCTACGGCGTCGCGGCGCGTTTCTTCCCCGACGGCGCGGGCGCCCCCGCCGCGGTCCAATTTAATCACTCGTTCGAAAGGGAAACACCATGA
- a CDS encoding iron ABC transporter permease, with amino-acid sequence MRIPRAATPFILLTGAVVFVLALAGGAVPLEGGLWHALFFPGPGRDILVDLRLPRVLLGGAVGALLATAGAGLQGLFRNPLADPYLLGVSGGAALGSVIGLLLGFAQPPAAVAGAVLSLGAVLVLARGDGWGGAPAATLMVLAGAALHAFTSSILAFILSQTRRQEGLGLLFWLLGSLEAPSYARLLPLLGLTALVLGGLFALAPTLNLLSLGDDPARSLGLDPTRVRWGFLLLTAAATGLAVTLNGVVPFVGLVVPHAARLLAGYDHRRVLPLSAFLGAGLVVAADWIGRTARAPEEIPVGVVTALVGAPFFLILLRRERNKLG; translated from the coding sequence ATGAGAATCCCCCGGGCCGCGACCCCGTTCATCCTGTTGACGGGGGCGGTCGTTTTCGTCCTGGCCCTGGCCGGGGGCGCCGTGCCCCTGGAGGGCGGCCTGTGGCACGCCCTGTTCTTCCCCGGTCCCGGGCGCGATATCCTCGTTGACCTTCGATTGCCGCGGGTGCTGTTGGGCGGCGCGGTGGGGGCTCTTTTGGCCACGGCGGGCGCGGGCCTGCAGGGCCTCTTTCGCAACCCCTTGGCCGACCCTTACTTGCTGGGCGTCTCGGGCGGAGCCGCCCTGGGTTCGGTGATTGGGCTTCTCCTGGGGTTCGCCCAGCCGCCCGCGGCCGTGGCCGGCGCGGTGCTGTCGTTGGGCGCGGTGTTGGTGTTGGCCCGCGGCGATGGTTGGGGCGGCGCCCCCGCCGCGACCCTCATGGTGCTGGCGGGGGCCGCCCTGCACGCTTTCACCTCGTCGATCCTGGCGTTTATTTTGTCCCAAACCCGACGGCAGGAGGGGCTGGGCCTGCTCTTCTGGCTCCTGGGCAGTTTGGAAGCGCCGAGCTACGCCCGCCTTCTCCCTTTGCTGGGTCTGACCGCCCTGGTGTTGGGGGGGCTTTTCGCCCTGGCGCCCACGCTCAACTTGCTTTCGTTGGGGGATGACCCCGCCCGCTCCCTGGGCCTGGACCCGACGCGGGTGCGGTGGGGGTTCCTCTTGTTAACGGCCGCGGCCACGGGGCTGGCGGTGACGTTGAACGGCGTGGTGCCCTTCGTCGGTCTCGTCGTGCCCCACGCCGCGCGGCTCCTGGCCGGGTACGACCACCGTCGCGTTCTGCCGCTCTCGGCTTTTTTGGGGGCGGGGTTGGTGGTGGCCGCCGACTGGATCGGCCGGACCGCCCGCGCCCCGGAGGAGATCCCCGTCGGGGTGGTGACCGCGCTCGTGGGCGCGCCGTTCTTTTTAATTCTCCTGCGGCGGGAAAGGAACAAATTGGGATGA
- a CDS encoding ABC transporter substrate-binding protein, which yields MRRLLFGLCLAPWLLRAEARRVVSLVPSHTDIVEALGAGDRLVAVSDADKGRDALPRAGGLAPRWEVLVSLKPDLVLADVSHRRFAPEFQRHKIPVRFFPATRAGSLQDVFAIILEVGAALERPAEARRLVSDLTARVARLDARLPLGRPPRAIFELWPRPLQVAGQSSLPGHLLERAGFVNIAPLTRGDTPLISWEFVLKEKPDYLFHTGVLAAEDFLERPGWKTLPAVEEGRVILLDPDPFSRAGPRAVDALELLMKIRRGQTE from the coding sequence ATGCGTCGACTCTTGTTCGGGTTGTGCCTGGCCCCCTGGCTCCTCCGCGCCGAGGCCCGCCGCGTTGTGTCCCTGGTCCCTTCCCACACCGACATCGTGGAAGCTCTGGGGGCGGGCGACCGCCTCGTGGCCGTGTCGGACGCCGACAAGGGCCGCGACGCCCTGCCCCGCGCCGGCGGCCTGGCCCCGCGCTGGGAAGTCCTCGTTTCCCTCAAGCCGGACCTGGTGCTGGCCGACGTGTCCCACCGGCGGTTCGCCCCGGAATTCCAACGCCACAAAATCCCCGTGCGTTTTTTCCCCGCCACGCGGGCGGGCTCCCTCCAGGACGTTTTTGCGATCATTCTGGAGGTGGGCGCCGCCCTCGAGCGGCCCGCGGAGGCGCGGCGGCTCGTGAGCGATTTGACCGCCCGCGTCGCCCGGCTCGACGCCCGGCTTCCCTTGGGTCGGCCGCCCCGGGCGATTTTTGAATTGTGGCCGCGCCCCCTCCAGGTCGCCGGCCAATCCAGTTTGCCGGGGCATCTTTTGGAACGGGCGGGGTTTGTGAACATCGCGCCCCTCACCCGCGGCGACACCCCCCTCATTTCCTGGGAATTCGTTCTCAAAGAAAAGCCGGACTATCTTTTTCACACCGGGGTTCTGGCCGCCGAAGATTTTTTGGAACGGCCGGGCTGGAAAACCCTGCCCGCGGTCGAGGAGGGGCGGGTCATCCTGTTGGACCCGGATCCGTTCTCCCGCGCGGGGCCCCGGGCCGTGGACGCCCTGGAACTGTTGATGAAAATACGCCGGGGGCAAACGGAATGA
- a CDS encoding NifU family protein codes for MTVAFAEPPDWAVVAKEVGRAIRAALADGRPPISPRRPAPLPDDLTERVTDVLYRRINPGLAQHGGRAELVDVKGGVARVRLSGGCQGCGAAKMTLSLGIEQTLRGEIPELRGVEDVTDHAAGERPYYPGEGASPFA; via the coding sequence GTGACCGTCGCCTTCGCGGAGCCCCCCGATTGGGCCGTCGTGGCCAAAGAGGTCGGCCGGGCGATCCGCGCCGCCCTGGCCGACGGGCGCCCTCCCATTTCCCCGCGACGGCCCGCGCCGCTCCCGGACGATCTGACCGAACGGGTGACCGACGTTCTTTACCGCCGGATCAATCCCGGCCTGGCCCAGCACGGCGGCCGCGCGGAGTTGGTGGATGTGAAAGGCGGGGTGGCCCGCGTGCGGCTTTCGGGCGGGTGCCAGGGCTGCGGCGCCGCCAAGATGACTTTGAGTCTCGGCATCGAGCAAACCCTGCGCGGGGAAATTCCCGAATTGCGGGGGGTGGAAGACGTGACCGACCACGCCGCCGGGGAACGCCCCTATTACCCCGGCGAAGGCGCCAGCCCTTTCGCTTGA
- a CDS encoding P-loop NTPase yields MAAARQGPRVQRERPEALASVRNIVAVGSGKGGVGKSTITTNLAVALAALGARVAVLDADIYGPSQPALLGAKKTRAEGDGEHLVPIERHGIRFISMGVVMADDAPVVWRAPMAVKALYQFLAYVKWGDLDYLLIDMPPGTGDVQLSLAQQAPLTGSVVVTTPQDMALGVARKGLKMFQQVKVPLVGVVENMSGFICTNCGTKHDIFKKDGGQTLAREAGAAFLGAIPLEADVVEGSDAGDPVVLRRPAGAASKAFFALARAFEKEIARLNALTPADEPLRADTTAAGELAIEWADGHKSAHSPWPLRTVCPCAACVDEDTGRRVLDPSRVPLDVKLAGVTPVGRYGVGLAFSDGHNTGIYTYDKLRKTCECADCLAKRGAVRSFPV; encoded by the coding sequence ATGGCGGCGGCCCGGCAGGGGCCCCGCGTGCAGCGCGAGCGGCCCGAGGCCTTGGCTTCGGTGCGCAACATCGTCGCCGTGGGCAGCGGCAAGGGCGGGGTGGGCAAATCCACCATCACGACCAACCTCGCGGTGGCCCTCGCGGCTCTGGGGGCCCGCGTGGCGGTGCTGGACGCCGACATTTACGGGCCCAGCCAGCCCGCCCTTCTGGGGGCGAAAAAAACCCGGGCCGAGGGCGACGGCGAACATCTGGTGCCCATCGAACGGCACGGCATCCGGTTTATTTCCATGGGGGTCGTGATGGCTGACGACGCCCCGGTGGTCTGGCGGGCGCCCATGGCCGTCAAGGCCCTTTACCAGTTCCTGGCCTACGTCAAATGGGGGGATTTGGATTATTTGCTTATCGACATGCCCCCCGGCACGGGCGACGTGCAATTGTCCCTGGCCCAACAGGCGCCCTTGACCGGCTCCGTCGTGGTCACCACCCCCCAGGACATGGCCCTGGGCGTGGCCCGCAAGGGCCTTAAAATGTTTCAGCAGGTGAAGGTGCCCCTCGTGGGCGTGGTCGAAAACATGAGCGGTTTCATCTGCACGAATTGCGGCACGAAACACGACATTTTCAAAAAAGACGGCGGTCAAACCCTCGCCCGGGAGGCGGGCGCGGCGTTCCTGGGCGCGATTCCCCTCGAAGCCGACGTGGTGGAAGGAAGCGACGCGGGCGACCCCGTGGTGCTCCGGCGACCGGCCGGCGCGGCGTCCAAGGCGTTTTTCGCCTTGGCCCGGGCCTTTGAAAAGGAAATCGCCCGCTTGAACGCGCTGACCCCCGCCGACGAACCTTTGCGCGCGGACACGACCGCGGCGGGCGAACTCGCGATCGAGTGGGCCGACGGCCACAAAAGCGCCCACTCCCCCTGGCCGCTCCGGACGGTGTGCCCCTGCGCGGCCTGCGTGGACGAGGACACCGGCCGCCGGGTGTTGGACCCTTCCCGCGTGCCCCTGGACGTGAAGTTGGCGGGCGTCACCCCCGTGGGACGTTACGGCGTGGGGTTGGCCTTTTCCGACGGGCACAACACCGGCATTTACACCTACGACAAATTGCGCAAGACCTGCGAATGCGCGGACTGCCTCGCGAAACGCGGCGCCGTGCGTTCCTTCCCCGTTTGA